The nucleotide window GGCGTTAAGCTGCGCCTGGCTACCGATCTGGCCGCCAAGTACCGCGGCGTCGAGAAGTTCGACAGCGCTGGCTACTACCTTGAGCAGATTGCCGTGGCCCGGCCCGGTGAACAAACTTTGCAGCGCGCGGCCGATGCGTATTACGAAGCGTTCAGCTTTGCTACGACTGAGGAGCGGGCTAAGATGCTGGGCGCCAAAACCCGGGAGTTGTACGAGCGGGTGTTGAAGAACAACCCCGACAACCTGAAGGCCAAAACCAACCTGGGTATGGCTCTGATGGCCAGCGACAATCCAGTAGCGGGCGTGAGCCTGTTGCGCGAGGTACTGGCCGCTGACCCCAAAAACGAAGAGGCTATCTATAACCTGGGTATCCTCTCGTTGCGGAGCAATCAGAACGACAAAGCAGTGGAGCGGTTCCGGGAGTTGACGGTGGTAAATCCGGAAAACGCCAACGGACAGTTCTACTTGGGCGTATCTTTGGCGCTGACTGGTGCCAAAGAAGATGCCCGGAAGGCCTTTACCAAGGCCAAAAGCTTGAGCACGGACCCCGGCTTTACCGCCTCCGTGGACGAGCAGTTGCAGAAATTGAATTAAGTTTTTTTACACCCTAACCTCATCAAACATGCCCTGCGGTAAAAAGAGAAAGCGTCATAAGATTGCCACTCACAAGCGGAAGAAGCGTCTGCGCAAGAACCGTCACAAGAAGAAGTAAGCCCTTTCCGGGTTTGCTGGCGGCCGGTTAAACGCTTTAACCAATAAAAGGCCGTCTATCTCTCACGTAGAGTATCTCGAGAGTGGCTAAAAGTTCGCTT belongs to Hymenobacter cellulosilyticus and includes:
- a CDS encoding tetratricopeptide repeat protein, encoding MATRPSSHQLLVLAVALALVAGLFLLPKGIVKPKEGKNELNQQTAARTANRDNGAAAPSTSSVEGGMPAGATPEQPHMAVAPEQRREISALLAKYSAERDPGVKLRLATDLAAKYRGVEKFDSAGYYLEQIAVARPGEQTLQRAADAYYEAFSFATTEERAKMLGAKTRELYERVLKNNPDNLKAKTNLGMALMASDNPVAGVSLLREVLAADPKNEEAIYNLGILSLRSNQNDKAVERFRELTVVNPENANGQFYLGVSLALTGAKEDARKAFTKAKSLSTDPGFTASVDEQLQKLN